A region of the Arachis hypogaea cultivar Tifrunner chromosome 15, arahy.Tifrunner.gnm2.J5K5, whole genome shotgun sequence genome:
GACCCCTAAAGAGATTTAATAAATTGTAAGCACGCACAACCCTAAGAAACAAGTACAATGACTGAAATCAAACTACCAATTTGAGAAAAAATCTTAAGAATTAGAAGCATACAAGGAAAGAGAACAACACAttcatctatattctatattgtcTTCACATAATAAGTGCCCAGAATTTCTTACACTTGTTAGCAGAACAAATTTGCATTGAGATAATAAGTGCAATGTTATAAATTACTACATGTTTTTACATCAACCCTATAGCATATGGAAGGAAAGGAAGGTAGAAAGCTTTCTCTTTCAGTCATCACTTCCATATTCTAGGCAAATGAAAGTGTCATAAACAACCTCCTAAAATAGGGGAAAACATTATTCAATCGAACTACTGAAAATGGTGCTTGTTACTTCACCACTTATGATTCATTAGAGACATGTTTGATTGGAAACTAAAACGGGATGAAGAGGAGGAAAATCATACCGCCTCCATTTTGTCTCTTCGTCATCCTCACCTGCCTTTTTCTTTGACATAATCTTCTCTCCCAGCATGTCAATTATAGCTGCCAAAATGACAGGTACAAAACAACTTAGTGAAAAAACCCGAAGTGTCTCATTCAGTGGGCATAGCCGCATAGGTCAATGAGAAAACTTAACAGCCAATTTTCAGGGGAAATGTCCAATACCTGAAGAGTCATTTAGCTGCTCACCATCTACCATCAATATTGGCACCTTCTTATACTCAGaccatttaatttctttcttACTGAGCGGGTTGACCTCCACAACTTTGTAAGGTATATCATAGTAATCCAAATATGCTGGCCAAGCAAGCAAAGCATCAGCAACGGTAACTAAGAAAATGCTGTGAAAGCTCAATGATAGGAAACTACAATGATAAAGAAATAAGGATGCCGGGAAGAATAAGGACCAATATCGTAGCACATATTCACAATTATATGTGAGATAAATCAATCTAGAAAGTAACTTCATTTATCAAAggtcttaataggcaagtaatgcTCCTTTGCAATGTGACTTAAGTAGTGTATGGATTTGATTGTTTCCGAAGAAATGATTAACTTCCCCCTCTAAAACTCAGGAAACATTTTATAATAAACTTGTATAAAAAAGTTTCGAAGATGAATGCAGTATCCAAACATACATTTAATGGTTCCAGCAAAAAATTTCCAGACAGGTAAGTTTTCAATTCCTGCTTCTCCAGTTCATCAGCAACCAAAACAAATATTGTTTTCTTATGAATTAAAACTCCATAAAATGAAAATCACTGGAACCCAAAAATGCGAGGGATCCACCATCGTATCAATAATTTACATTGGATGTGGATTTCACTAAATAACCCAATAGCGGAGAACAGCTCATTGTTTCACCGTACAATGATCCTCACTTTAGATGATCCAAATCCAGTTTCCATAATTTCGAATCAGATCAACGAGATGCAGTTTTATCGAAGCCAAAAAAATGATTATTTGCAATTCACAGCAAGCAATGCAAGTAATGGCTACAATTACAGCCACCTAAACTCCTAAAACCCAACGCTACCCAACTGAACAAACACCAAGTCAGCATTCTAATCCCTAAAAACATTTCAAGacacgaaaaaaagaaaaaagtgtagAGACCTTTGACTTTATTGCAGAAAGGGCAAGCCTCGTATTGGTAGAGAACGACGTCGTTCGGGAGAGCCTCAGGCGGCGGCGGCTCCTTGGCAAAGACTTCCTGATAAGCCGAGGTGGTGGCCACCGCCGTCGCCAGAGCCCCGGCGACGCCGAGCGATGCCCCGGCGAAAGGTCCGTAGGTGAACCACCAGCGGCGGTGAGCTCTGGCGCCGCCGGCACTGCTGCCATAGAGAGCTACCTGGAGGAAACGGTTGGGGACGGAGAAGGAGACGGCTTCGCCTCGAGCGGCGGATAAGGTCCGGAGGAGTACGGAGGAGGTAATCCTTCTCATAGCGATGAGTTTGGGATTCGGAGATAAGATCTGTGATTTTTCgttattttgttttcctttttcttttcttaattgagTACTGAGAAATGAGAACTGAGGAAAGGGTTTATGTGTTTGGAACAGATCGTAAGATTCGAGAGGGTTTATGGCTTTTGGCTGCTACAGTGTGTTAGTTAACACTAGGCGTGCCAAAATTTCTTCCACTAATTTTTcttagagaaaatgacaaataggtccttACTATTTTTTTCGCAAACATTTTAATTTCCaagaattaaaaaatacatttatgTTTATAATCCCTCTAAAATGCGAACAAATTTATCTCTCTGTTGAAATGATTCTGTTGGACTTGACAGAAAAATCTGATGTGGCACTGACCTGACCGTTACGAAAGCACACATGACATGTAACTTTTTAAAACAGGACTTTTTAGTCCTTCCACactaaaacgacgccgtttcaccCAGACCCccaatcttttaaatttatgagTCCTAATTCTTCGAATGCACAGAAACGGTGAAGTAGGTGAAGTGGGTCATTGTTCTCAGCCACCTCCAACTCCTTCCTCAGCCTCTAACCATCTCCCCGCCATCTTCACATCCCTCAACAGCCTCCTCTCCTTCTCCAACACTGCTCTCCAAGTTACTCCTCCCTCTCCTGACCTCATCACATGCCCCTTTAACCCCAACCACCTCCTACCCCCTGACtccctcttccaccaccacctacGCTGTCCCTCCTCTCTTTGCCACACCATCCCCCTCCCTTTCCACTCCCTCGCTTACCCTAACACACTCTAGTCCCTCCCAATCGCACTCTCTCACTCCTTCGCGCCGTTTTAGGTTTAGGATTTGCGAAGGAGCGTGACCTGGTGCCGTGGATAATAGCGAACTCACCTCGATACAACGTCGTAATAGACTTGCCTATGTAGAAGGAGACGGTGTTTGTGATGGCTCACATGAGGAGGTAGAAGAAAGAATCGGCATTCTTCAAAAAAGCGAAGAAGCTCTTCGTTATTGACGTTTTGCACACTTGTGCTCTCTCCGATGGTGTTAGGGTT
Encoded here:
- the LOC112751011 gene encoding uncharacterized protein; translated protein: MRRITSSVLLRTLSAARGEAVSFSVPNRFLQVALYGSSAGGARAHRRWWFTYGPFAGASLGVAGALATAVATTSAYQEVFAKEPPPPEALPNDVVLYQYEACPFCNKVKAYLDYYDIPYKVVEVNPLSKKEIKWSEYKKVPILMVDGEQLNDSSAIIDMLGEKIMSKKKAGEDDEETKWRRWVDNHLVHVLSPNIYRNTSEALESFDYITSNGNFSFTEKITVKYAGAAAMYFVSKNLKKKYNITDERAALYEAAETWVDALNGREFLGGSKPNLADLAVFGVLRPIRYLRSGKDMVEHTRIGDWYSRMESVVGESARVNA